A region from the Pochonia chlamydosporia 170 chromosome Unknown PCv3seq00013, whole genome shotgun sequence genome encodes:
- a CDS encoding glyoxalase family protein (similar to Metarhizium robertsii ARSEF 23 XP_007824696.1) translates to MAIDHTSLQVPEDKFQECLKVYLAALKPLGYEIVHQFGPHVVGLGSTKDIVKDYKPSDFWIIGTKGATAGGLHVAFRTQDRASIDAFHAGALEVGAKDNGAPGLRANYHPNYYAAFVLDPIGNNIEAVCHLPA, encoded by the exons ATGGCCATTGACCACACAAGCCTCCAAGTTCCAGAGGACAAGTTCCAGGAATGTCTCAAGGTGTACCTCGCGGCCCTGAAGCCTTTAGGATACGAAATCGTGCACCAGTTTGGTCCCCATGTCGTGGGGCTAGGTTCAACCAAAGACATTGTCAAGGATTACAAACCTTCTGATTTTTGGATCATTGGTACCAAGGGAGCTACTGCTGGTGGCTTACACGTTGCGTTTAGAACACAAG ATCGAGCGTCAATTGATGCTTTTCATGCGGGTGCTCTTGAAGTTGGTGCTAAGGACAATGGGGCCCCTGGGCTGAGGGCAAATTATCATCCTAATTACTATGCGGCGTTTGTGCTGGACCCCATTGGAAATAACATTGAGGCTGTTTGTCACCTGCCGGCATAG
- a CDS encoding O-methyltransferase (similar to Coccidioides immitis RS XP_001242706.1), with the protein MSAAAIAQQAVVASPRVHDLLQKLHSLSEAQEKSVSQIFFYLKRLFAFYLYRSEWSAAADDHMRDKFVSLEQDKCQLLYLLARSSGARNIVEAGTSFGVSTIYLALAVGQNVADARAATGKAVTGKVIATEKEPTKAARARNHWKEAGDEIEPWIELREGNLLETLKVEEGMPDQIDLLLLDIWTPMALPTLEIIRPRLRKGAMVLADNTVMAKPLYKEFLDYVNNPANGFKTTTMPYSGGLLLAVYLPA; encoded by the exons ATGTCAGCAGCCGCGATTGCTCAACAAGCCGTTGTCGCAAGCCCTCGGGTTCACGATCTGCTCCAAAAGCTACATAGTCTGTCCGAGGCGCAGGAGAAGTCGGTTTCTCAAATCTTCTTTTATCTCAAGCGGCTCTTTGCCTTTTATCTCTACCGATCAGAATGGTCTGCTGCGGCAGATGATCACATGAGGGACAAGTTTGTAAGTCTGGAGCAGGACAAGTGCCAACTTTTGTACTTGCTGGCTCGATCCAGTGGTGCAAGAAATATTGTAGAAGCGGGCACGAGCTTCGGAGTGTCAACTATCTACTTGGCTCTGGCTGTTGGACAGAATGTAGCTGATGCGCGGGCTGCAACTGGCAAAGCCGTAACTGGAAAAGTCATTGCCACCGAAAAGGAGCCTACAAAGGCTGCCAGGGCAAGGAACCATTGGAAAGAAGCAGGCGACGAGATTGAGCCATGGATTGAGCTGCGAGAAGGCAACTTGCTCGAGACTCtcaaggttgaagagggcATGCCTGACCAAATTgatctgctgcttcttgata TTTGGACACCCATGGCGCTGCCAACGTTGGAGATTATCCGCCCAAGATTGCGCAAGGGGGCAATGGTGCTTGCTGACAACACCGTCATGGCCAAGCCCTTGTACAAGGAGTTTCTTGACTATGTCAACAACCCAGCAAATGGCTTCAAAACAACAACGATGCCCTACTCGGGAGGGTTGCTTTTGGCGGTGTATTTGCCAGCCTAA
- a CDS encoding FAD binding domain-containing protein (similar to Verticillium alfalfae VaMs.102 XP_003007637.1), producing the protein MYATNQLLLWLSCLSGFALATSSPPNGCKAHPDTQSWPSAQEWSTLNKELGGRLITPTPPAAACHSGQAAFNETQCAIIQKAWKTQDWHTKDPVSVFWDHYTNDTCLPDPKMPCSSKGYPAYVVNASTPEHVKLGVDFARKYKVRLVVKTTGHDFMGRSIAPGALSIWTHSMNSIEYHSAHFELSGSGKLIPGDAVTVGGGTQMYDIYSAAHKRNRTVVGGAAKGVGISGYISGGGHSILSPRYGLGADQVLEMQVVTPRGEILTVNEDRNADLFWALRGGGGSTFGVVTSVTVKTYPTPKILDITFSAFIMPNSTYYSDILTYLISQAPYLMDAGLSGYTQITQNTSKPGPIPGMPDRTSGWFGRVILQDARGEQDVADIFKPINETLKHKWPGEAGLYTAVKPYDSFLDWFNVNFDSEPAGKSCYIGSWLLDAKTLTTPSSELTNALMSPILYNGEYVIFFIAGKGVINAKPRGGGNAVNSAFRNAHIFASAVLEFPQSNNTARLNTIDKLQKMFQPMRDLAPNSGTYVNEALPFEKDFQKTFWGSNYDRLLKIKRKVDPTDVFWCHPCVGNERWQEGEDGRLCMKK; encoded by the exons ATGTATGCTACCAACCAACTTCTTCTATGGCTTTCCTGCCTTTCTGGCTTCGCGTTGGCGACCAGCTCTCCACCAAACGGATGTAAAGCACATCCAGACACTCAAAGCTGGCCGTCAGCTCAAGAGTGGTCGACGCTGAACAAAGAACTGGGAGGTCGGCTCATTACACCTACTCCTCCCGCTGCGGCTTGTCATTCGGGGCAGGCGGCCTTTAACGAAACGCAATGTGCTATTATACAGAAAGCCTGGAAAACGCAGGACTGGCACACCAAAGATCCCGTTTCGGTGTTTTGGGATCATTATACCAATGATACCTGCCTGCCGGACCCCAAGATGCCGTGTAGTTCCAAGGGGTACCCTGCCTATGTGGTGAACGCCAGTACTCCAGAGCATGTGAAGCTTGGTGTTGACTTTG CACGAAAATACAAGGTTAGACTCGTCGTCAAGACTACTGGTCATGATTTCATGGGCCGGTCAATTGCTCCAGGTGCTTTGTCCATCTGGACACATTCCATGAATAGTATCGAGTATCACAGTGCCCATTTTGAACTCAGTGGATCAGGGAAGCTGATTCCTGGGGACGCCGTTACCGTTGGAGGAGGCACCCAAATGTACGACATATACTCGGCAGCCCACAAACGCAATCGTACCGTCGTAGGAGGAGCCGCCAAAGGAGTTGGTATCAGTGGCTACATCTCCGGAGGTGGTCACTCCATCCTTTCTCCTCGGTATGGACTTGGCGCAGACCAAGTTCTCGAAATGCAAGTCGTGACCCCCAGGGGAGAAATCTTGACCGTGAACGAAGATCGCAACGCTGATCTCTTTTGGGCTTTACGTGGG GGCGGTGGTTCGACATTTGGTGTCGTTACATCTGTCACGGTCAAGACGTATCCCACTCCAAAGATCCTCGACATTACTTTCTCGGCATTCATCATGCCCAATTCGACATACTACAGCGATATTCTCACCTACCTGATATCCCAAGCCCCATACTTGATGGATGCCGGCCTTTCGGGCTACACGCAAATTACTCAAAACACGTCCAAGCCCGGCCCCATTCCCGGTATGCCCGACAGGACGTCCGGTTGGTTCGGTAGAGTTATTCTGCAGGACGCCAGAGGGGAGCAAGACGTTGCCGATATTTTCAAGCCAATAAATGAGACACTGAAGCACAAATGGCCAGGGGAGGCCGGGCTATACACTGCGGTGAAACCTTACGACTCATTCTTGGActggttcaatgtcaatttcGATTCAGAACCAGCCGGCAAAAGCTGTTATATTGGCtcgtggttgttggatgCGAAGACGTTGACTACGCCCTCCTCGGAGCTTACCAATGCGCTCATGAGTCCGATTCTGTATAATGGGGAATATGTTATCTTCTTCATTGCAGGCAAGGGTGTTATCAACGCAAAACCGagaggcggcggcaatgcCGTCAATTCAGCATTTCGAAATGCCCATATTTTTGCCT CGGCTGTACTAGAATTCCCTCAATCCAACAACACTGCACGGCTCAACACGATCGATAAGTTGCAAAAGATGTTCCAGCCAATGCGCGACTTGGCCCCAAACTCGGGGACGTATGTCAATGAG GCGCTTCCGTTCGAAAAGGACTTCCAAAAGACGTTTTGGGGTTCCAACTACGACCGCTTGCTCAAAATTAAGCGCAAGGTCGACCCGACTGATGTGTTTTGGTGCCACCCCTGTGTTGGCAACGAGCGCTGGCAagagggtgaggatggtAGGCTGTGCATGAAGAAGTGA
- a CDS encoding glycosyl hydrolase family 43 protein (similar to Neosartorya fischeri NRRL 181 XP_001261899.1): MDIGMYTYSDFRDKLLMTILQPNTGHHVQAHGAGFIEVSGTYYMIGEDKTNGSAFQNINCYSSTNLVEWKFENALLSRTASGDLGPDRVVERPKVIYNDKTSTYVMYLHIDDSGYGEAKVGVATSSSVCGDYQYRGSFNPLGQQSRDIGLFKDDDGSGYLLTEDRPNGLRIVKLSADFLNTTANTYLWSDHFESPAVLKKDGYYFMFGSHLSGWNPNDNVYSYAKSLSGPWSSWTTFADVGSNTYWSQTNYILPFGESAIYMGDRWQPSNLMRSTYIWLPLDISGSKVTLKNRSSWVPNVKEKKWSDSPASTQIEADNATLSGGAKTVSCSGCSGGQAVGWVGGPSGGRLTFSGIQSNGNQQATVRIAYANGDETERYANVVVNGKAQKLVFLPTGGGQSAGDSSLNCELVAGSGNAIVIEGLDGAYGPDVDLVSIPEN, translated from the exons atggacatcgGTATGTACACTTATTCAGACTTCAGGGACAAACTGTTGATGACGATTCTCCAGCCAAATACTGGTCATCATGTTCAAGCACATGGGGCAGGATTTATAGAAGTCTCTGGAACTTACTACATGATTGGTGAAGATAAAACAAACGGCTCGGCATTCCAGAACATAAATTGCTACTCTTCTACCAACCTCGTCGAATGGAAGTTTGAGAATGCCCTCTTGTCCCGAACCGCATCTGGAGATTTAGGGCCAGACCGCGTGGTTGAACGCCCCAAGGTCATTTACAATGACAAGACTTCGACCTACGTCATGTATCTTCATATTGACGACAGTGGCTACGGCGAGGCAAAGGTTGGCGTAGCTACATCAAGCTCGGTTTGTGGCGATTATCAATATCGCGGTAGCTTCAATCCTCTTGGTCAACAGTCTCGAGATATCGGGCTGTTcaaggatgatgatggttcGGGCTACCTTTTGACAGAAGAT CGGCCGAACGGCCTTCGCATCGTGAAGCTAAGTGCCGACTTTCTTAACACCACCGCCAATACATACCTGTGGAGTGACCATTTTGAATCTCCAGCTGTCTTGAAGAAGGACGGTTATTACTTCATGTTTGGCTCCCATCTCTCCGGTTGGAATCCAAATGACAAT GTCTACAGTTATGCCAAGTCTCTTTCTGGTCCATGGAGCTCTTGGACTACCTTTGCTGACGTAGGTTCCAACACATATTGGTCCCAGACGAATTACATCTTACCGTTCGGAGAATCCGCCATTTACATGGGTGATCGCTGGCAGCCAAGCAACTTGATGCGTAGCACCTACATTTGGCTGCCACTTGACATATCCGGAAGCAAAGTCACCCTTAAAAACCGCAGCAGCTGGGTGCCAAatgtgaaggagaagaagtggtcCGACTCACCTGCTTCCACCCAAATTGAAGCAGACAACGCAACTCTCAGCGGCGGTGCAAAAACTGTCTCATGTTCCGGGTGTAGCGGCGGCCAAGCTGTTGGATGGGTTGGAGGGCCGTCCGGGGGGAGGCTTACATTCTCAGGGATACAGAGCAATGGAAATCAGCAGGCAACTGTTCGAATTGCTTACGCCAATGGTGACGAGACTGAACGCTACGCCAACgttgttgtcaatggcaaagctCAAAAGCTCGTATTCTTGCCTACTGGAGGTGGCCAGAGCGCCGGTGATAGCTCTCTCAACTGTGAGTTGGTTGCAGGCTCTGGTAATGCTATTGTCATTGAGGGACTTGACGGTGCCTATGGTCCAGATGTTGACCTTGTTTCTATACCTGAGAACTGA
- a CDS encoding protein kinase-like protein (similar to Metarhizium robertsii ARSEF 23 XP_007824416.1) gives MAQPANYQAYLESLFPNTTWEIQRLTGGLVNSTSRATKTSGTCKYDSVIIKHARPYIECAGPEWAFSTDRQTIEAIVLELWSESGLLYESRTSTPPWHIPQLIRHDRGKESALKLNDSDLEASVITLLDLGKLVNIVQFLRAVAKTPSIANDEQIAHIGSTVGQAFALTHSEETTKRILENTETAQVLTHSMAESVVWKAAIEPVQERLAGRQNGQSLYDRIVQEWKSPKYETRTCFSLGDFTPGTVLLKDPSSGSSDLTPIIVDWEFAQVNGHGVNGDIAQFLASICCEIISAKADSVLHALLLHFTTSFCVGYREAAKLHVKRAADDGNLQLLRSAFIMAGREIINQAHDVYGKSEYFQDMLDRGVWYVEHAGADMEEFIGDGNWAEIMKEEGLLLQSLFIQD, from the exons ATGGCACAACCAGCAAATTACCAGGCATATCTTGAATCGCTATTTCCCAATACCACCTGGGAAATACAGCGTCTCACAGGTGGATTGGTCAATTCAACTTCACGAGCGACAAAGACCTCGGGGACCTGCAAATACGACAGTGTCATCATCAAGCACGCTCGCCCGTATATTGAGTGCGCGGGTCCAGAATGGGCATTTTCCACAGATCGCCAG ACAATCGAAGCCATCGTTCTCGAGTTGTGGTCAGAGTCCGGTCTGCTGTATGAGTCTCGCACGTCAACTCCGCCTTGGCACATACCACAACTTATTCGACATGATCGCGGCAAAGAGTCTGCGCTTAAATTAAACGACTCGGACCTAGAAGCCTCTGTTATTACGCTACTTGACCTCGGAAAACTTGTCAACATTGTGCAATTTCTTCGCGCCGTCGCAAAAACCCCAAGTATTGCGAATGACGAACAAATTGCACACATTGGGTCAACCGTCGGCCAAGCATTTGCGCTTACACATAGCGAAGAGACGACCAAACGCATCTTGGAAAATACCGAAACAGCTCAAGTTTTGACGCATTCCATGGCCGAGTCTGTTGTGTGGAAAGCGGCCATTGAACCAGTCCAGGAGCGCTTGGCAGGTCGTCAAAACGGACAATCACTTTATGATCGAATTGTTCAGGAGTGGAAATCGCCAAAATATGAGACGAGAACTTGCTTCTCACTCGGTGACTTTACACCGGGCACAGTCCTACTGAAGGACCCAAGTTCTGGAAGCAGCGATTTGACTCCCATCATTGTCGACTGGGAGTTCGCACAGGTCAATGGACACGGAGTAAATGGCGACATTGCTCAGTTTTTAGCGAGCATTTGTTGTGAAATTATTAGTGCAAAGGCCGATTCTGTTCTTCATGCTTTATTACTACACTTTACTACAAGTTTCTGTGTGGGTTACCGCGAGGCAGCCAAGTTACACGTTAAAAGGGCTGCGGATGACGGAAATCTGCAATTGCTTCGCTCGGCGTTCATTATGGCGGGCAGGGAGATAATAAACCAGGCGCATGATGTGTACGGAAAAAGTGAGTATTTTCAAGATATGTTGGACAGGGGAGTGTGGTATGTTGAGCATGCTGGTGCGGATATGGAGGAGTTTATTGGCGATGGGAACTGGGCTGAGATTatgaaggaggaggggtTATTGTTGCAGTCTTTGTTTATACAAGATTAA
- a CDS encoding C6 zinc finger domain-containing protein (similar to Cordyceps militaris CM01 XP_006672526.1): MPTATKDARLIHTKKAPLILEEPVVNIIRFANSEQRAYFDEWSKLSVTFLSGGLNQTRLWTATMPQVSLEETTLRYAAMAVGALRKAYEVESPTTVLTNGNKHYLNAVIYYCEALRLQSKAKPTREGLRTALLSSLLFICFEAQRGNMPAALKHVTHGFSMLNELAACTDLAPGLVSIAQAPPSLVQEILDCYKPLELQSRSFMGSYKKFFFPPTPAKNAQGNLTTVEPTNVQHVAPQASPASSSDVSMRSTQSPPSHPGTPWQSPPPTTAAAAQTGLPSPQSQSSSPGTPPGPGQLPPQGARRFASIAPFTKHSPYFRPRQSNITTLDDLPRVFKDLEEAQGYWSLVQKAMVAHVPMLTMVTSRLGLTRAVSEAELDMKLSSVKQNPQITKFIAETRYWISRWAEALEPVYQTICRNSVNDPQTYLHAINLRIEYLILYIYTTVPRFSGLVTAKGLTPQYREINRLAETLLMARPNCGFAMDSGWTWPLFVASFSCRDRAVRDDAIRILGQYPIRNALRDSRVFRAIAIRNQEVEEQVMMEGTENEQWLRLRRRELVFEDFGTNIIYRSAQKNPSTGVWELVEEAAEFTVLPDGKLDWQRQPVSDSASILSGVC, encoded by the coding sequence ATGCCAACGGCAACCAAGGATGCCAGGCTCATACACACCAAGAAAGCGCCACTCATACTCGAGGAGCCTGTTGTTAACATCATACGCTTCGCCAACAGCGAACAGCGAGCGTATTTTGACGAGTGGTCGAAATTATCGGTGACGTTTCTCAGTGGTGGTTTGAATCAAACGCGACTTTGGACAGCGACCATGCCACAAGTATCCCTGGAGGAGACGACGTTGCGATATGCCGCGATGGCCGTTGGTGCGCTGCGGAAGGCGTATGAGGTTGAGAGTCCGACAACCGTACTGACGAACGGCAACAAGCATTATCTCAACGCGGTGATTTATTACTGCGAGGCACTGCGGCTGCAatccaaagccaagccaaccagGGAGGGATTACGAACAGCACTGCTATCGTCGCTTTTGTTTATTTGCTTCGAGGCGCAGCGCGGAAACATGCCAGCCGCTCTCAAGCATGTAACTCACGGATTTAGCATGTTGAACGAGCTTGCCGCTTGTACGGACCTCGCTCCTGGTCTGGTTAGCATTGCACAAGCACCGCCGTCGCTCGTGCAAGAGATCCTCGACTGTTATAAGCCACTCGAATTGCAATCAAGGTCGTTCATGGGGTCCTATAAGAAGTTCTTCTTCCCACCAACACCGGCCAAAAATGCACAAGGAAATCTGACCACGGTCGAGCCAACAAATGTACAACACGTTGCCCCCCAGGCCAGCCCGGCATCCAGCTCTGATGTCTCAATGCGGTCGACTCAAAGTCCACCGAGTCACCCGGGGACACCATGGCAAAGTCCACCACCGACgacagcagcggcagctCAGACAGGTCTACCTAGCCCTCAGAGTCAGAGCAGCAGTCCGGGAACGCCGCCGGGTCCTGGTCAATTACCCCCTCAAGGTGCTCGTCGGTTCGCCAGCATTGCACCATTCACAAAGCACTCGCCGTACTTTCGACCGAGACAATCGAATATAACGACGCTGGATGATTTGCCACGAGTTTTCAAGgaccttgaagaagctcaaggctaTTGGAGTTTGGTCCAGAAAGCGATGGTGGCGCATGTGCCGATGCTGACAATGGTGACATCACGGCTTGGTTTAACGAGAGCTGTCAGCGAGGCTGAGCTCGACATGAAGCTCTCCAGCGTGAAACAAAACCCGCAGATTACCAAGTTCATCGCTGAAACGCGATACTGGATCTCGAGATGGGCCGAAGCTCTTGAGCCGGTGTACCAGACAATTTGCCGCAACTCGGTCAATGACCCGCAAACGTACCTTCATGCCATCAACTTGCGAATCGAATATCTCATCTTGTACATATACACGACGGTTCCGCGGTTCTCTGGACTGGTCACAGCCAAGGGCCTCACGCCACAGTACCGGGAAATCAACCGCCTCGCAGAGACGCTGCTCATGGCACGGCCGAACTGTGGATTTGCAATGGACTCTGGCTGGACATGGCCGCTGTTTGTAGCGTCGTTCAGCTGCCGAGACCGAGCTGTTCGAGACGACGCGATCCGCATTCTTGGCCAGTACCCCATTCGAAATGCGCTTCGCGACAGCCGAGTATTCCGGGCAATTGCGATACGGAATCAAGAAGTCGAGGAACAAGTCATGATGGAAGGAACAGAGAACGAGCAGTGGCTGCGACTGAGGAGACGGGAGTTGGTGTTTGAGGACTTTGGTACAAATATTATATACCGATCGGCACAGAAGAACCCCAGCACTGGGGTATGGGAACTAGTTGAGGAGGCAGCCGAGTTTACCGTCTTACCTGATGGCAAGCTGGACTGGCAAAGGCAACCGGTGTCGGATTCGGCATCCATTCTGTCCGGGGTCTGTTAG